In the genome of Botrytis cinerea B05.10 chromosome 5, complete sequence, one region contains:
- the Bcmtm1 gene encoding Bcmtm1 translates to MSGLWDSRPSSVGDQIPTTFESEHLRHDRIHGDDLIPGESGTVAMTGDNDDVDIEITASQKMISAMSGSLLTSLLVTPLDVVRVRLQSQPSQSPLTAIRKAALASPQTFGTLPPNLGITACCREVFFTSGTTSDGCMAAPRISAMEGVGCAVEETQKKTYNSTFDGMRKIARNEGVTTLWRGLSPTLVMTVPSNIIYFTGYDWLRFNNQSPVNRMFNDNYAPLAAGASARTIAAAVVSPIEMFRTRMQASQAIGGSHFSETVKSLGEMVSLHGYTSLWRGLTLTLWRDVPFSGIYWWGYESIRGALTDARERGRGRTYDRNASRGQIRTRSQSRENHSATFLDSFVAGASSGAVASILTMPFDVGKTRRQIFQEPGKTPAGVEKILAPEEQSMPRFLMHIFKEEGLGGLWKGWVARTLKVAPACAIMISCYEVGKRAFRSVNEKAELKRGC, encoded by the exons ATGTCCGGCCTTTGGGATAGTCGCCCTTCATCTGTGGGGGACCAAATCCCAACCACTTTTGAATCCGAACATTTAAGACATGACAGAATACATGGAGACGATCTGATACCTGGGGAATCAGGAACTGTAGCAATGACGGGCGATAATGATGATGTCGACATTGAGATCACTGCATCTCAAAAAATGATCTCGGCAATGTCTGGAAGTCTGTTAACATCATTACTAG TTACTCCTTTAGATGTTGTTAGAGTTCGTCTACAGTCACAACCCTCCCAATCTCCTCTCACAGCGATTCGAAAAGCTGCTCTGGCCTCCCCCCAAACTTTCGGCACACTACCACCAAATCTAGGCATAACGGCATGTTGTCGAGAAGTTTTCTTTACCAGCGGCACAACGAGCGATGGCTGTATGGCTGCACCTAGAATAAGCGCGATGGAGGGTGTTGGATGTGCCGTTGAAGAAACACAGAAAAAAACCTACAACTCAACGTTCGATGGGATGAGAAAGATTGCGCGGAACGAAGGGGTTACGACTTTATGGCGAGGATTATCACCTACTTTGGTCATGACAGTTCCTTCGAACATAATATACTTTACCGGATACGACTGGTTACGATTCAACAACCAAAGTCCTGTCAATCGAATGTTCAATGACAATTACGCCCCTCTCGCTGCCGGCGCATCCGCCAGGACGATAGCCGCTGCAGTTGTCAGCCCGATCGAAATGTTTAGAACGAGAATGCAAGCTAGTCAGGCAATTGGAGGATCACATTTTTCGGAAACTGTGAAGAGTCTCGGCGAAATGGTTTCACTTCACGGCTACACATCTTTGTGGCGAGGATTAACTTTAACACTTTGGAGGGATGTCCCTTTCTCTGGAATCTACTGGTGGGGTTATGAATCTATAAGAGGGGCTTTGACAGATGCGCGAGAGCGGGGTCGTGGGAGAACATATGATCGGAATGCTTCCAGAGGTCAAATACGTACCAGATCACAGAGTCGCGAAAACCACTCAGCGACATTTCTGGATAGTTTCGTTGCTGGGGCGTCATCTGGAGCAGTCGCTTCTATTTTGACTATGCCTTTCGATGTTGGAAAAACACGTAGACAAATCTTTCAGGAACCAGGAAAAACACCTGCCGGAGTCGAAAAGATTTTGGCACCTGAAGAACAATCCATGCCCAGGTTTCTTATGCATATcttcaaagaagaaggtcTGGGAGGTTTATGGAAAGGATGGGTCGCCAGGACTCTCAAGGTTGCTCCAGCATGCGCAATCATGATAAGCTGTTACGAAGTAGGAAAGAGAGCATTCAGGAGCGTGAATGAGAAGGCGGAATTAAAGCGAGGATGCTAG
- the Bcung1 gene encoding Bcung1, which yields MSLKRKATTNPTNDAKKPKANGSITSFFGPPKTVSSTNKGDSTAPAPAAFKFNKEKWVATLTEEQKDLLKLEIETLHESWLAVLKDEIVGKEFLELKKFLKKELEGKDKIFPPMEDVYSWSRHTPFNTVKAVIIGQDPYHNFNQAHGLCFSVRAPTPAPPSLKNIFKALVKDYPDFKPPPNNGGLLTPWADRGVLLINTCLTVRAHQANSHANHGWERFTQKVIDTVALKRNKGVVFLAWGSPAGKRVAKVDRKKHCVLMSVHPSPLSASRGWFDCGHFKKTNEWLTEHHGEDAVIDWSLDIPAAEAGV from the exons ATGTCTCTCAAACGCAAAGCAACTACCAATCCTACCAACGACGCCAAAAAACCCAAAGCAAACGGATCAATTACCTCGTTCTTCGGCCCACCAAAAACCGTTTCTTCAACTAACAAAGGAGATTCCACGGCACCAGCGCCAGCTGCgttcaaattcaataaggaGAAATGGGTGGCTACATTAACAGAAGAACAgaaagatttgttgaaatTAGAGATTGAAACTCTACATGAGAGCTGGTTGGCGGTGTTGAAAGATGAGATTGTGGGAAAAGagtttttggaattgaagaagtttttgaagaaggaattggagGGAAAGGATAAGATATTTCCACCGATGGAGGATGTTTACTCTTG GTCAAGGCATACACCTTTCAACACCGTCAAAGCTGTAATTATTGGCCAAGATCCATACCATAACTTTAATCAAGCTCATGGCCTCTGTTTCTCCGTCCGCGCTCCTACACCCGCTCCACCTTCACTCAAAAACATATTTAAAGCCCTGGTGAAAGATTATCCAGACTTCAAACCTCCTCCAAACAATGGTGGCCTCCTTACTCCCTGGGCAGATCGTGGTGTCCTTCTCATCAACACATGTCTCACAGTCCGAGCTCACCAAGCCAATTCCCATGCAAACCATGGCTGGGAGAGATTTACTCAAAAAGTTATAGATACAGTTGCTCTTAAGAGAAATAAAGGAGTAGTGTTTTTGGCGTGGGGAAGTCCTGCCGGAAAAAGAGTTGCGAAGGTGGATAGAAAGAAACATTGTGTTCTGATGAGTGTACATCCTAGTCCCTTGAGTGCGAGTAGGGGATGGTTTGATTGTGGACATTTCAAGAAGACGAATGAGTGGTTAACTGAGCATCATGGTGAAGATGCAGTTATTGATTGGAGTTTGGATATTCCTGCTGCTGAAGCGGGTGTCTGA
- the Bchrt3 gene encoding Bchrt3: MEDSNPELETFRKQWQEEVTRRSNVAQAHPSSTQAAGPSSVPQRAPRTKHVHENTKPGDEDIVEPQTLHFDGPSGAVGAVEEDEFYPYGKKNVKSEPQSALEHYEKAVEREGQGSLGDSLDLYRKAFRLDDQVDRKYKNKHFPPSAFPPKPTNPNPSNASATVPNTAHHSPDGPPQTIKQLIESFSDLSIEPSPPEIEGTPAPPCPIADVPDEILIQIFKEVAIRDVADLARITQVCKRMAYLVATGEQIWKRICLGSEFGFEAMHYQWQTEVTGELLEIEPQLCLPSEDSSEESIASMPLSNDTITHSLLQSTYSSSWKQMFRLRPRIRFNGCYISTVNYIRPGQASPSAVAWNSPVHIVTYYRYLRFYRDGTLISLLTTTEPSEVVHHLTKELLEYHRRNQSSHLPSSVMSDARHGRWRLSSINDSPSPDVDTEPSSKVEGSEGTLFVETEGVHEKYFYRMELKMTSAGKTVKNNKLAWNGFWNYNRLTDDWGEFTLRNDKAFFWSRVKSYGMGA, translated from the exons ATGGAAGACTCGAATCCCGAATTGGAAACATTCCGCAAGCAATGGCAGGAAGAAGTAACCAGACGGTCGAATGTTGCCCAGGCACACCCGTCAAGTACTCAAGCGGCTGGGCCTTCTAGTGTGCCGCAGAGAGCCCCACGGACAAAACATGTTCATGAGAATACCAAACCTGGAGACGAGGATATCGTTGAGCCTCAAACATTACACTTTGACGGACCAAGTGGCGCCGTTGGTGCagtggaagaagatgaattctATCCATACGGTAAGAAGAATGTCAAGAGTGAGCCACAATCAGCTTTGGAACACTACGAAAAAGCGGTAGAGAGGGAAGGCCAAGGTAGCTTAGGAGACAGTCTTGATCTCTACCGCAAAGCATTTCGG CTTGATGATCAAGTTGATCGAAAATATAAGAACAAACATTTCCCACCATCTGCCTTCCCACCGAAACctacaaatccaaatccatccaatGCATCTGCCACAGTACCCAATACCGCACACCACTCACCAGATGGACCCCCACAAACTATTAAACAATTGATAGAAAGTTTTTCGGATTTATCAATTGAACCATCGCCACCAGAGATCGAAGGGACACCGGCTCCTCCATGTCCAATTGCAGATGTACCTGATGAAATCctaatacaaatatttaaGGAAGTAGCAATTAGGGATGTTGCTGACCTTGCTCGAATCACGCAGGTATGCAAACGCATGGCATATCTGGTAGCAACGGGAGAACAAATCTGGAAAAGGATATGTCTTGGCTCAGAATTCGGATTCGAAGCAATGCATTATCAATGGCAAACAGAAGTTACAGGAGAGCTTCTTGAGATTGAGCCTCAGTTATGTTTGCCCTCAGAAGACTCGAGTGAGGAGTCTATTGCATCAATGCCTCTCAGTAACGATACCATCACCCATTCCCTACTCCAATCAACTTACTCTTCATCATGGAAACAAATGTTTCGCTTACGTCCCCGCATTCGTTTCAATGGCTGTTATATAAGCACCGTGAATTATATCCGACCTGGGCAAGCCTCTCCTTCGGCAGTCGCTTGGAACTCTCCAGTCCATATTGTGACTTATTACCGCTACCTTCGTTTCTACCGCGATGGCACATTAATCTCTCTTTTAACAACCACCGAGCCTAGCGAAGTCGTTCACCACTTGACAAAGGAACTTCTCGAATACCACAGGAGAAACcaatcttcacatcttccCTCTTCTGTGATGAGCGACGCTCGTCATGGACGTTGGCGCTTATCCTCTATCAATGATTCTCCTTCTCCAGATGTAGATACTGAACCCTCTTCCAAAGTTGAAGGGTCAGAGGGTACATTATTTGTGGAAACAGAAGGGGTCCAtgaaaaatatttctataGAATGGAGCTGAAGATGACTAGTGCGGGGAAGACAGtcaaaaataacaaattgGCTTGGAATGGATTTTGGAATTATAATCGTCTGACGGACGACTGGGGCGAATTCACATTGAGGAACGATAAAGCTTTCTTTTGGAGTAGAGTGAAGAGTTACGGAATGGGCGcataa